The genomic stretch CAACATGTACAAACATGAGTGCGAATTAATAAGAGCAAGGGGCCTCGCTACAATAAGAGTTACAGCATCTGTATGTGTAAACATCATCACCTAATAAAAGAATACTTGCTATTCTCCCGTGGCACAGTAGGACGACAAAAGGCTTCAGTTTCACCAAATCTGACTCACACACTACCAACCTACACTAATTACAAAAAGAAATCCAAACTGTACTCCTGTCTGTTTTCAATCTCTGTGTATAATTACAATGTTAGAACAAACTTGTTGTGGCCTGACAACTCAGCTGCGTGCAAATATACAGTTATCTAGCCTTGTTCCCATGGTGGCCTTTCCCTGTGTCCTACATCACCCAGCAATGCAGTCGAAACCACAAACCGTATTCAGGAGATCAACATTCTTTGTGTGAGATGGTATAGAGGGGATGATGCCCTCACCGGTGCAACCAAAATATGTACTTCTGAATCCATGATTGACGTGGTATGTATGTAATACCAGCTGAACCCCAGTTTATCtttcttggtgctcttattgtatCTGAGCATCTCAAGCAAGAACACTCCACTGCTAACTGGCTGTTGGTGCACCGTGAAAGCAAGCACTACTGCTTCTCTCCCGAATCCAGCGCGCAACAAGCAAAAATGACATACATACAGCACAATCTCATGTTATTTGTCCTACTATGCAAGTTGCCTGATTTCAGAAATGTTCCTTATGGAATTCAAATTTTGTTGCGCCTTTGGCATTGTACTCGTGACAAAGTTTGCTTAGTTCCTGCGCTAGAACTGGAGCTCCACAATAGAATACACCTGAATGCAACAGCTGAGTTAACCTTCTATACAGTTACCAGATTAACCCAAATTACTTAACCAGCCAAAACTGTGGTATTAGTTTCTGTATGGAATGCTGAAAGTTAAGAGACTTATGTACATTTTTTGTTACATTATGTACATGCTGGTTCCAGTTTTATGAACTGAGAAAATTCATCTCTGGTGGATATTATTTCACAGCTAAAAGCATAAGAAGACAAGCTATAATAGTACGgggagtatgaatagtaacttaccTATCTTAGCATAAGGATGTTTGGAGGCTACTTTTGATAGTACCCTCTTAAAATTTGGTCTTGCAAAATGTGTCCGGACCTGCAAAATCAGTAGATCCATGAATAGTGATCGCATGAAATTAGCTTGACAAGCATGCGATCATGTTTTTTACCATATCTCACCCTAATAACATAGCAAAATTTCAAACACTGAATGCAAATATCAAGACTGGCAAGAGACTGATTGGTGTTATATGACTCATAACTTACTCGAGTTCCAGAAACTATATCAACTCCGTTCTTGGCATGGTTGAGAGCTTGCAGCATTGTGATGAGCGCTGACCGAGCATCCCCTTCCTCATAAACACTTGTGAGATAGTTGTGCATCTCAATTATATTCTAGTAATGAAGAACAACAGTTGTAAGAACTAAATAGCGAACAAACACAATGTCACTTGAAAAAGTCTAGATGATATAGTTACCCTTTGATCTAGTTCAGCAATCTCATTCATAACACCTTTAAACCAATCAAAAGAGCCTTGTTCGCGTGTCACCCAATAAAAGTAAGCATTTGTTGTCTTTAAAGCCCTCTTTGGTTTTGATGTAATCCTCATAAGGGTGTCAAGatcaacatgagcattattgcgtCCGATTGGTGGGTAAAGATCAGTTGAAGCTTCCTGCAGACATAGGTTTATTGTATTAGTAAAATATATCACAATAGATGGATAAATAACCCACATAGAAAATAATAATCAAATCTTATTATAGTTCTTATTGTAGTTTGGGGAAAGGAAGAAGCCAACAAATATGATAAAGGTTGCGGTCTAATCAGTCATAGTTTTATTACAAATATATTTACAATCGAGGGCTTTAAGAAACAATTATGCTAGTTGTTATTCTAGTTAAGAGTGTAAAAAAGATTCACttacttcctcttcctccattttgatgatgttgttgatcaGATCTTTCAATATGCTGATGAAAGGGGTCGCACCAATTCCTAATCCAACAAGTAGTAAAACATCATACTTGCTATAGTCTTGCGCAGGAGAACCATACGGTCCATCAATCAAAAGTTTCGGTAAACTGCGATTTGAGAAAAAAAATTGTCAAGTCCCCAATTGCACAAACATATTATTGCATTTGAATAGGAAGGACAAACATACGCTTTTTTGGTTGTCTCGTCTGCTCTAAGGAGACCACTTTTGCCACTCATTGGTGGCTCACAAGCTGCTGAGAATACGCGCTTGAGCTCTCGTGTCCAGTCACCAAGTTGTCGAACATGGATACTCAGATAATCGTCCCCAGGTGCTGAAGTTATCGAAAAGGGATGCCTGAAAAGGGTAAAGAGGTATTTAAAATTGAATGAAGTATAGTTCTTACATATTCTACAAACAAATTTTACATTAAGCATACTCCTTCAGTCCCAAAATATTAGGCACCATTAAATTTGCTAGTCAACTTATAGCTTTGACTATGATTTATActtacaatataatttgatagtaTGTATTAGTGGTCAAAGTTATGCATCGAAGACCGTGCAAAAAGgtgtgccttatattttgggacagagggatATTAGATAGTGTAAAAGCAGGGTTTTTCAACTGTAATTTATTTACTAGAGGCATGTACCATTCAAATGGTGAAACAGCTGGACATTGAACAAACATATACTGTCCACTCTTGTAACGGAATGTTGGAGGCTTTGACATTTGCAATGTCAAAACATTACCAGGATATATGGCCACCTGAAATGTAAGTGTGTCAGCGCACCAAACATGGAAAACTCAAATTTCAATATTATTATATGGGGGCTAACCTTCAACAGCCGGACAGAGTAACTGCCAGACCTGAAGAATCTCAAAGTCCTCTCCCCTACATACAAACCAACAGGAACTGCAAGATACATCCATGTCTGCAAACGAGATTAGATGGTTACAAAATTATTCTGGTAAAGGGAGTAAAGGAGAAGAAAAGATATAAACTAACCGTTCTCTTGTACCAATCCAGGATAAGGTATACACGCTCTCCATGAATAACAAGTGATATGTATACAATGATGAACAGATGATGAGAATACCAGAACGCATTGAAGCCAGTTAGCTTGTCAAATGGCTTTGGAAGCTTCACTAGGCTACGACGGAACCACCTGGTTGCTAGAATAAAAGCGATGAGCATGCAGACAAACATAATAACTCCAGTTACACCCTCCACTCCTTTGACTAATGCCAAATATGTTGGCTTAGTAGGCCCAAAGTACTTGCTCAGCGGAGCATAATTAGCATCTGATGAAGCTATAAGCCTTGGAAAATCACATGCAAGATGGTTTCCTACATGAAGGATAACACCAACCACAATTGCCACCGCAATAGTCTGCCATTACAACACAAGAAAAATGTTCACTGTTAGCCATAATCCTGGTGTGGCTGGGTACTAATACATCATTTTGTGTCCATATTAGCGTAGCATAGGAATTTATGATAACAGACACATTAGGAACCACAAATGATCACATTTCTACTCCTGGATTCTCTCTGTTTATGAACTATTTTCATTTCTGCATTCAAATGTGCTGGACCTCGCATGAGCTGGCTTTACACTGAGAGCACCCAACTATTACTATCAGCTGATGGCTGTCATCATGACCCATCTGACTTCTGCAATGGCCTCAACAAGATTTTAGCTTCTCTTGTGCCTCTTAATTCATTTTTGTGTAGAGCTTATATGCACGTGACCTCGAGCTTGTTTCTTTAACACTAATGTAGAAGCACGCCTTCAGGATCTTAGCTTGCATGACTAGCTTGTGCAAGTCAAAACTATGCAGAAAAAATGACTATTCCAAAGGTTATTTTTTTACTCCCTCGGCCCAAACTAATTGGCGCAGCTTAACAGACGCCAATAAAAAAGATTTTGACCTGATTAAACTAAAAACAACTAGTCATGCTAGTTGTTTTAGATTCATAACCAATCTTCTAAACTGCACTGATACGGGCCAAATAATTATTGTGTACTAGTGACATTAGAGAAAGCTTTCAGACAGAAAGTATGCAGGAGGAATCTATTAACGAAGCTCTATTATGATGTACCTAAGTCCCCTTCGTAGCGTTGGACACTATGTGACAAGTCAGTCCCACGTGTAGGAACCATCAACCATGCGAGGAACCATGTATTTAACACAATTTTCATGCATCACATGCATTCAGGTCAACCACCCAAGACTGCAGAAACTAGGTAGAGATATTGGAACTGTACAAAGATATCTTTTCCAACACAAAATACATTAATTTATCCTGAGCCTGTTCGAAACACAGGAATTCTGCAGGAAATTTATAGGATTAGGACATCAAAAATAGCCAGGAGAACATGGGTCTAGGTGGACCTGATTTTCAAAAATAGTGTttcaaaatttcagaaaatttggAAATAAATCGCACACATATTTCCTTGATACTTGCTTGTGCGAACTTTTAAGAAAAAATATGGTCATATGCAGCCTACTCAAAAAGACAAAATAGAACTCTGTATTTTTTTGCACAGTAATAATCCAGTCCTTGTACTATTACTTGGACACTTTATCTTTTTTACCACATGTTATATACTTTTGTATTCTAGTTTCAAACTTGACATGCACATACCTGCATACATTCTCTATACACATGATTTATAATGTacttgaactaaaaccacgatgAGAATTATGAAATGGAGAGAGTGTTTACTTCTTAGTGTTTTTTCGATTTTACTATTCATAGAGTGAACACACGCACCCATGCCCATCAAATGCTCGTCAATTAGGACATGGGTTAATTCCACAAGATTCAAAAGACAAAGAGTAATTCTGCAGGAAATTTATAGGGCATGGCACACATTCACAGGAATCGACAAACAATGATAAAGCCAATGATAGTCTAAGGACTAACCTTATGGAAGTTGATGTTATCATCAAACGGTAATGCCCGTGCAGCTCTTGTATTCCGCAGCCAAGTGATAGTGTTGCGGCATACAGGTAGAAGGATGAGTGCCATGTTCAGCTTAAGGGTCTCAGCAGCTCCCTTTGCAATCGTTACACAGTAGCCCATCACAGTGAAGACATACCGGTTGCGGTACTGGATaaatttccaaatgaacaatccaGCCATTATCCCAATCCACAGTGCAAGTACCCAGAGGCGTTTCCAATTGTCTTCCAGATAGTAGCTTAATTTGCTGCTCATTTTTCGGATAGGGCTCCTTTTCCTTAGGCCAGCAAGGTTCTGACTCAGTGCCTGGCTTGTGTAGCTCAAGGCCTGGCTATAGTTCACATATGTATCCTTCTGCAATAGCAAGGTCTCCAACTGCCAGAGCTGCAATGAAAATCAAAGCGAGTTTTTTAACGTGACACACAACCATCATAGTATTATAGGATAATTAAGTACTGTGGAGTTAACACTGACAGGTTATTGTGTTATCTCACTGAACAGCTATGACTCAATCAACAACAGAAATATCCTTAGTGATATACTGATACTTCTCAGAAAATACAGGGCAGGTTAACAGTGCACATCAGTCTAAGAACCGAAGTCAAATAGCCCACCAAACTGCAGAAGGCCCCACAAGATTTTAATTGCATCTGCTGACACACATGGCTCTCATATGAGTGCACTATACCTGCTAAAATCTTTTGGAACATGCATGCAATAACTCCATCCTATAAAAGAGGGGCGTTGAATTCAATATCTACCTGTACAAGTGCTACACTTGGACAGTCTGCCAAGAAAACAAAGGCAGCCTAGCAAAGACACATACACATATAAGAAATTCAAAATATAGCTAATGCGCCGCATTTTCTGAATAGCACATAAGTGGGGCTGCTGCAGTATTTGAAGTGGATACAATTACTTTCTCTACTAAATAAGACAAATAACAGTTCACACATAATAAAAGATCAACATTAATTGTACCCCTGATGATACCAGAACAACAATCCTATTAAAAATGAGATTTGACACCAAGCTTGCATGATTAGGGCAATGTGGCTGTCGCTGTCTCAAAAATGCAACATCAGGTAGAGTGATGGATATAATTTGACTATGAAAAGCTCCATCCAAACAGAACCAAAATCATTTCAGGAGTAAATCAGGAAGTCCAGGCCCTGCAATAGCCTCTATTCTGGATAGGATAAAAAAAATCAATGTTGTAAGATTTCAGGGTGGATGGCAAAGACAAAATATTTATTTCTTGCTAGGATTTAGCCATACAGTTGGATCCACAGATGGCAAAATCTCATTTGAAGAAAGGAAATTATGATAAGATTTGCACCGACGTCTGAACTACATATGATCTTTTGCTATGCAGGTGCTCACCAGCTCTGAAAATAAGTGGTCATAAAGGGAAGCATAATCAGGATTCCTAGTTAATATTCCATTTTGAGAGTTGACGCTGGTAGATTGTTGGTTCCAGCAGCTGGGACATGGTGCTCTTGGTAGTTTTGACAGTCATAGCTGGATATTTTGGTTGTGTCAGTTTTCAGTATAAACATGCTACTCACCACAACATTTTTGCTAAATCTAGTATGTCGATATTGCTTAAAACAGAAACCCTTTAGTGAACTAACGTATATGAATTTATataaagagagttattaatgacgtGTCCTTGCTGAAGTCAGATGGTTGATTTCTGAAGATCTACTTGCTCTGGGCCCTGGTTCCTTCAATTACAAATAATTGCAGTTTTATAGAGGTTGGAATGGAGCTAAAGCTACAGAAATTACACGGAGCAAAGCACTGAGAGAAACGCGATGGGGACTTGTATCCCAGACTGACCATTAAGTAAGATGGTCACTAGAACAACCTTTGGGTATGTTAAACAGATACGTGGAAGAGAACAAGGCTAGACTCTTATCTAAGATATTTTCTGGAGAACGGTGGCAGCATTGGACTCGCAGGAATGGTTGCTTTCCAGAAACGGAGCTTTTTCCAGAAAAAAAATAAACTGGGCTTTGCTTTTCAGTAGAAACACTTAGTGTTGCTATCTTGACAGCCAACAATTTCAAGGAAAGCAGAGGATAGTGATGGCATGATAGTAAGCCAGAAGGAATCTATAGTATACCTCAATGTAGCCAAGGCCTTCCGGGTCAAGTTCCTCCATGATCAAGGCCGCGTATTCTTCTGCTTGCTCCTTAAGCCTTGACAGCTTATTAGCAGACGCACTTAGCATGATGATCTGGAACAGAGCAATTGGCACCTTTAATCATCAGAAACCATCATTTTCAATCACAACTTGCAGAAGTACGATAGACAAACAACCTGGCTCGGCCCTTTCCACAATGCCATCAACGAAAATAATAAATCAAACCTCTAATCCAAAAGTCACCCTTCTGAACAGATTACAATAACTAATCAACCTGACGCAAATGCCCCTACCAACTACTACGTTCCGGTCTCTATGGACTTCCATCCCCATCCATGTAGTAAATTTACGTAACACCCCTTCCATGTTCTAGAACAAGCCGCTATTCAATATCTAGGAAAATTTGGTGTGTGGGAGACCGGCCAGAGACGATGCTTTCACCGCCAGCTTTTCGATGCAGGGACCTTGATTAGTCGGCAGTATATCCCAAGCCACCGGTTTCCAAAATTCTTTCTTATGCGAGAATCCAGGAAGACAAACTTGTAGACAACCAGCAAACAAGGACATGGATACAGAGTCGGGGAAATGGACAGCTCGAATGCTCCAAATAATTGTACCGAAAAGAAATATCAAGCACGACCAACCATGTTTAAAGGAAAAGCATATAAAGCACAAGCCAAAATACTGTCAAACAAAAAATGTAGTACCGCTGCTGTAGAAATACTCTACTAAGCACGACCAACCAAGTTTAACGGAAGAACATACGAAGCACAGCAGTAGTAGTACAGTACCTCTTTCACCTCCGCCTCGGTGATATGACCGTCCGCATCCTTATCCACCCTGATAAAATCGTACCAAAATGGAGGCACGTTAACGAACTGAAACTATGCAAGCTGATTTGGCGGGGTGAAGATTGTAGGTAGTGTTCGTGACCAACATGTCGAAGAAGATCTGTAGACGCGAGTCAAAGCTGTTATCGGTGATCTGCTGCCAGATCTCGCGCAGCTCGTCCTTGTTGATTTGGTCGACCTGCatctggcggcggcggctgagcgTGTCGAAGAGCTCCATGGCGAACTCCTTGGACTCCGTCATCCCTGCGCGCGGAACCAAATGCGGGTAGTAAGCGAAGCGGTTCGGGAAGGATTTGCTGGGGAGGAGGAGCAAGGAGATTGAAGCAAAGCGAAGCTCACCTATGCATTGCGGGAAGTCGGCGCGGGAGAGGTACCCCTCGTGCGCGAGGCGGTCGAAGTTGCGCTGGACCTCGATCCAGGCCTGGTTGCTGGCCTTGGCGTTGCCGCTGATGAAGCGCAGGCCGCGGATCGCGCGCTGGGCGCCGGACTTGGTGCGGTCGAGCTGCGCGCGCTGGCGCCgctcggcgcgggcggcgagcgcGGCGTCGATGCCGGAGGAGGgaccggccgcggaggcggaggcggtagaGGAGGAGGGGTCGGCGACGAGATTCGCGCGGCTGCCGGTGCGCGTGAAGCGCTTGGTGAGGTCCTGCGAGAACTGCTTGGCGCGGGACATGGCCCCGGCCTTGAGCTCCTGCGAGAACTGCAGCAGCCGGTGCGAGGAGGTGCGCATGATCGCCGGCGAGCGCGAGCGCGGCGGGCCCGGGTCCGCccaccggggcgccgccaccgccagggacGGCGACGCGCTCGAGGAGGCGGAGCCCGCaccggcggccgcggccgcggcggctgcggcggcggcgggctcgacGCTGCGGAGGACAATGGTGTCGTCCTCCTGCAGGTCGAGCGTGACCTCGACgagctcctcgccgtcgtcggagcTGCGGTCGGAGCCGCGCGGGGAGGAGCCGGTGCTGAGGGAGCGCGGCGTGGTGGCGCCCGAGCCCCATCGCGGGCGGGCCGgggtggcgccgccgccgacgccggcgccCGGTGGGCGCATCGTTGGTTCGACACGGCACGCTTGCGGTCGCGGGGCTGCTTCCGCCCGACACAGCTGCGACCCACCGAACTGGTTTGACGAATTAGGGGTaggaaggagagagagagggatggAGAGAGATATAGCTCACGCAACAGTCCAAAGGACGGCGACCTAATAAAACGCGCTAGCTGCTTGCTTAACTTAAGCTCGGGCAATGCGTCAGTGTGTGGAGAACGGCGCACCCTCGTGCCATGGACAGCCCGGAGAAAAGAGGAGGCAGAAAAGACATTTTACCGAAAGGTATATACCGGACAAGCCGTTGGGAAGATATAGTGTATGGGCTCTTTGATTCATATGATAGGAAAAATCATAGAAATAGGAAAAGTGTACGATTGGAATGTCTTGGCTTTTTGAATCCTATGAGAAGATGATGTGTGTTTGATTGCTCaaagaaatttttcatgaggtcatATCTTATGTTTTTTTCCATAGGATTTACACTATAAGATTTCTATAGGATATATTCAAATAAATCAAACAACTTGTGTAGAAAATTTTACCATATGATTTAGATCCTAcataattcctatgcaaatcctacgaatcaaaggagccctataaAAATATTAGCAGTCCTGCAGCCAAGAGCTATCTCTACCCGGACTATAAACAAGACAAAACTGTAAAATAATCATCATTTTTTAGTTTTCGGCGAAAAATAAACTTAGATCAGATCTCATAAACACGCGCTCGATCCGTAAAAATTTACAAGGCATGGAGAAAATCCCCACCCAACCTAGAGCAGCATGTACTCCTCGCCTTTTGGCCGAACAAAAATTCCAGCCTCACCAACTGCTTTCGCGCTTACACTCGCTAGAGTCCAGCCAAATTTTGACTCCACCAGCTCCCTTCCAGTGAGCTCCGCTCGCATTTCTCCtagcaccatgtcctcttccgagCGTTTCCGCCATGGCCGAGCCTTGGTGCGGCCTAACAGGGGCAAGCGGGCGACGGGCCAAGCAGAGGCGAGCAAGAGGCACGACCAGGTAGGGATGGGCGGGCGGCACGACTAGGCAGGGATGGGCCGGCAAGCCGGGGGCATGGCCAGGCAGGGGTAAGGCGGCGGGGACCAGTGATGGTCAGTAGGGGAGAGATGTCGGGTGGACTAGGAAAAATATGAGGAAAAAAGGGGGAAAAGAAAAAATGATGACAAGTGGGCCTTTTAGTGGCATATTCTCCAAGATGATGTTTTACGATTCCCTTTTACAGGATCTGTGTGCTTCGTCGATTTGGGACTATACTTGTGTCTTCGGAGCCATGTACAACCGATTTTACAATTCACAATTTACGGGAAGCATAACATAGTGATAAGGGCATGTATAATGATAGAGAAGGCACGCCTTTCCTTACTTTCGCTCTTCACATCATCTAGAGGATGCAATAGCTATAAATGTGTACAAGGCATTACTCATTTCGTTCTATATAGCTTTCTGAGAAAAAATCCagaatataaggtgtattgcATTGCGCCAATTATATGTACAATATTTGCAGAAATTTTTCTTATATTATGCAGAGTTTTCTATTAGCTTATGTGAATTGCCTAGGGTTAATCCCTtccaaacatggtgtaattttttaAGGAATCAAGTGAAGATAACCTTTTTTTTCTCAATTCTCTCTCCTCTAACTCAGCAAAAATCCTACGTACGTGATAGCTCTAAGAAATGAAAGGCTGACGTCACCCCGTTGTATATCCTCTAAGTCACGGCTGGGGTTTTACTTTGCATGTtctaaacttgttgttgtgcattGCTATTATCATTTTCAGAAAACCATGTTAGGTTATTAAGCAATTTTAttatgagtttaattaccgagaaTAATATTATAAGAACACTAACAAACTTAAGCACATGAAGCAGACTAAGCACATGTAGTCAATGGCGGACCTAAAAACTTTCGTAAGCATGGGCAAACAAGTTTAAGACGTCAAACTCTCGAACAAAATCACTATAAAGAATCATAAGATAGAAGGGTTGTGTTGTCGGCAAGCCTGGGCGATCGCACGGGCTAGAGGCACCCTAGGTCCGTCCCTACATGCAGCAGATCTGCAAATTGAGAAAGAACTAGCGCAAGAAAGGAGATGAGAAACACATACATTATGACCGGGAAGGTCGGCGGCGCAACCTCTCAACGTTGTTGTCTCTCATGGTTTTTTTCGATGTCGCTGAGCCCATAGAGGATATAAGTTGGCGAGGAAGATCTTGAACAGATTTTAGCAGGCGAGCAGCCGcgtcgagacgctccccaaaacctTATCGCTCGTCTCCAATCTCAACGAAGGGGTTTCGAGGGCCTGCTCGCCCGAACAACCTTGCATGCAGTTGTCGGGGTGGGGAAGCCTAGAGAGTTGCGCTAGCAAAAGAAATTTAGACTTGAGAGGAGCAACCGATCTGTTTTGTCTCCGTATCAAGCATGCAACTCGAACTCGATGCATGAGACTCGCGTACTTGTGATGCTATGTGTGGCGAGACGAACGGTGGAGAAGGAGAACCTAAACAGCTCATCTTTCTCTCTCACTTGAGATAGTGAGAAAAGCTACCCTTATACTAAACCACACTCCAACTTCCGCCTTAGCAATCAATGTAGGACTAAACTTAGTTAGCCAAATGCATGGATACAAAGCCACTTTGCGTTGATAAGTTGGTGCGATGTGGATTTTGGGCCTCGTGTGCGGTATGCAAATTGAACGTGTGTTCTGCGCAATTTCACGCAATGCCAAAGAAAAATGGGTGAAACCTCGGAAGGAAAAGAGCAAATAGGGTTCGGACATTTTGGAAGGAGAACACAGAACAGTGACATCCTCCAACCACCGTGTGGAGGCTGCCCATCTGCCACGCGACCGAGACGGCGCGCGAGTCCGACGGGCGGTGATCTGGCATGCATGCCggatgccgccgagcctcctcgtGGCCATGCGTGCGCCGGGCCAGCCACGCTTCCTCTCCCTTTCCGCCTGGCTCGTGCGCGTACTCGTCGACCGCCATCGCCGGacacgacgccgacgccgacgcgccGTGCGACGGCGACGCCCGAGCCGGGTGCGCGCAGCTGCCAACCGCACGGGCGCACCGGGCGCAGAGGGTGCCGAAAGAGATGGGACGCCATGATGAGCGCGAACATGGGGCTATACGCGCGGCCGGGGAGCAGCGGCGCCTTTGGCGTGGCAGCTAGGCGCCCACAACTGTCGCCTCGATCGGTCGTCTCCTCCAGCCGCCACCAGGAGATCATTGGCTGACCCAAACATTCCTggcccccggccggccggcctgcACAATACGTAGGTGGTGACGGCACCACGGTGCTCCTTCTGCGAAAATTAACCGCGGCTGACGACCACCACGGGTGGGGTGGCTGCCGAGTGAGCCAGCGAGTGGTCGAGTGAGCGTTCATCTCAAAGTCCTCAACAGACGTCAGCAACAAAGTTTTGAAAAAACGCGCCGTCTCAACGTTCTAGGAGTAGTGAATCAGGAGCATTTCTCCAAACACGTTTTCAGCCCACTTTAGAAATAAAGCCACACATGGTAGAACCAATACAAAATGATTAGTAGATCCTCTTACAAAGCAGACCAAAGATATAAACAAATCAAGACTTGCCACCGGCGACACCAGAGCAAGACAAAGGGTAGCAGAACTCAACGCCGACACCCCCAATGGGTAGCGACACAACATGTCGTCGTCATTGAAACTATACAATCAAGCGTTCCACATGTGGATAAGGTGcccacataggcatccccaagagGGTTACGGGACCCGCGGGCCTCGCCGCCGATGGCGCCGGAGCACTGAGCTTTTGTCCCGAAAAACCCACGAACCACACCCGGTATTATGGGCTGCCCACTATCCCCGAGCCAGGTCTCGAATACATGATTTGGGAGTTGTCTCTGCTAAAGTGTCTTCTTCTAGATGATGAGGCGGCTACATCCTAAtggcagaataaggtcctccctgcTCTATCGTCGATGCGGTGGTGTGCTTaccgccggtggagggcgcgtgGAGGTCTGTGCCC from Lolium rigidum isolate FL_2022 chromosome 4, APGP_CSIRO_Lrig_0.1, whole genome shotgun sequence encodes the following:
- the LOC124706851 gene encoding respiratory burst oxidase homolog protein A-like — translated: MRPPGAGVGGGATPARPRWGSGATTPRSLSTGSSPRGSDRSSDDGEELVEVTLDLQEDDTIVLRSVEPAAAAAAAAAAAGAGSASSSASPSLAVAAPRWADPGPPRSRSPAIMRTSSHRLLQFSQELKAGAMSRAKQFSQDLTKRFTRTGSRANLVADPSSSTASASAAGPSSGIDAALAARAERRQRAQLDRTKSGAQRAIRGLRFISGNAKASNQAWIEVQRNFDRLAHEGYLSRADFPQCIGMTESKEFAMELFDTLSRRRQMQVDQINKDELREIWQQITDNSFDSRLQIFFDMVDKDADGHITEAEVKEIIMLSASANKLSRLKEQAEEYAALIMEELDPEGLGYIELWQLETLLLQKDTYVNYSQALSYTSQALSQNLAGLRKRSPIRKMSSKLSYYLEDNWKRLWVLALWIGIMAGLFIWKFIQYRNRYVFTVMGYCVTIAKGAAETLKLNMALILLPVCRNTITWLRNTRAARALPFDDNINFHKTIAVAIVVGVILHVGNHLACDFPRLIASSDANYAPLSKYFGPTKPTYLALVKGVEGVTGVIMFVCMLIAFILATRWFRRSLVKLPKPFDKLTGFNAFWYSHHLFIIVYISLVIHGERVYLILDWYKRTTWMYLAVPVGLYVGERTLRFFRSGSYSVRLLKVAIYPGNVLTLQMSKPPTFRYKSGQYMFVQCPAVSPFEWHPFSITSAPGDDYLSIHVRQLGDWTRELKRVFSAACEPPMSGKSGLLRADETTKKALPKLLIDGPYGSPAQDYSKYDVLLLVGLGIGATPFISILKDLINNIIKMEEEEEASTDLYPPIGRNNAHVDLDTLMRITSKPKRALKTTNAYFYWVTREQGSFDWFKGVMNEIAELDQRNIIEMHNYLTSVYEEGDARSALITMLQALNHAKNGVDIVSGTRVRTHFARPNFKRVLSKVASKHPYAKIGVFYCGAPVLAQELSKLCHEYNAKGATKFEFHKEHF